A single region of the Candidatus Sungiibacteriota bacterium genome encodes:
- a CDS encoding PDZ domain-containing protein, with amino-acid sequence MKVLLVGVIFLLYATLVSGLSLSPRYRSTFAQEAPEKIGGGLLGEITDLIRTQSFYKPSAEDLKEFRECVLKKAFERYEIPKGTGLKENFVVESCFKFDRHARYETPSEYKESIRQMRGDPFYGIGIQFSLTQDGSGVFVNDIIPGGPAEKSGVLEEGDIIVAVGENINALEPLSGKSTQEIVNLIRGKKDTPVTLQVIRGNKKLPPVVIVRGEVVTKEVESREVESGIGYIKITSFQSVPLVTKEVVPVLEEFARRNIGAIIVDLRRNPGGNLGVTFQFLELFSPLSFSFLLEGRDRDDKVIFRYGADGYGKYADWKIAILVDERSASASEIVAGVLQRWGAMVFGTETYGKGSVQTVQSLSDGGALHFTIAHYYFEDGETPEGVGIGPDVEVVREETASGAAVKGVKKPDLVFEKALEYLREELGKH; translated from the coding sequence ATGAAAGTTTTGCTGGTTGGCGTAATTTTTCTCCTTTATGCGACTTTAGTTTCTGGGTTATCTCTCTCCCCCAGATATCGCAGCACTTTTGCTCAAGAGGCACCTGAAAAAATCGGGGGAGGACTTCTGGGAGAAATTACTGACCTGATTAGAACGCAATCATTTTATAAACCGAGTGCGGAGGATTTAAAGGAGTTCCGCGAATGTGTGTTAAAGAAGGCCTTTGAACGTTATGAAATTCCAAAGGGTACGGGACTAAAAGAGAACTTTGTGGTTGAGAGCTGTTTTAAGTTTGACCGACACGCGCGTTATGAAACCCCCAGCGAGTATAAAGAAAGCATAAGACAAATGCGCGGAGATCCTTTTTACGGAATAGGAATTCAGTTTTCTTTGACCCAAGACGGAAGTGGTGTTTTTGTGAACGACATAATTCCTGGGGGTCCGGCGGAGAAAAGCGGCGTCTTGGAAGAGGGCGACATAATTGTGGCAGTGGGGGAGAACATCAATGCTCTAGAGCCGCTTTCGGGCAAATCCACTCAGGAAATAGTTAACCTTATTCGCGGCAAAAAAGATACGCCAGTGACGCTGCAGGTGATCCGGGGCAATAAAAAACTGCCGCCCGTTGTTATAGTACGAGGAGAAGTGGTGACAAAAGAAGTTGAGTCGCGTGAAGTAGAATCTGGTATAGGCTATATTAAAATTACTTCTTTTCAAAGCGTGCCGCTAGTAACTAAAGAGGTTGTGCCGGTTCTTGAGGAATTTGCGCGCCGCAACATTGGGGCCATTATCGTTGATCTCCGCCGTAATCCGGGCGGCAATCTAGGAGTAACGTTTCAGTTTTTAGAACTTTTCTCTCCTTTATCTTTCAGTTTCCTGTTGGAAGGACGAGATCGCGATGATAAAGTAATTTTCAGATACGGTGCAGATGGATATGGAAAATATGCTGATTGGAAAATTGCGATTTTGGTTGATGAGCGATCCGCATCGGCCTCTGAAATTGTGGCCGGCGTACTTCAGCGTTGGGGCGCCATGGTTTTTGGCACAGAAACTTATGGTAAGGGAAGTGTACAGACAGTTCAGTCCTTATCAGATGGTGGAGCTCTACATTTTACTATTGCGCATTATTATTTTGAAGACGGCGAAACACCAGAAGGAGTAGGAATTGGGCCAGACGTAGAAGTGGTGCGGGAAGAGACAGCCAGCGGGGCGGCGGTTAAGGGAGTCAAGAAACCAGACCTTGTTTTTGAGAAGGCCTTGGAATATCTGCGTGAAGAACTGGGTAAGCATTAG
- a CDS encoding 2'-5' RNA ligase family protein, whose translation MRLLITVRIPKNIVLELDGYRKKYNPSGISHSSAHITLVPPFVLRAGLIPLIKDITLCLEEFGPFRMRIDGLGWFDNRVLFAKSSCPAKLQRLHSLLKKLVQKKHRMGARSTYWAFSKYNPHITLSKDTERNIQRYKKELKGFRYTRTFTVDGVNLCVQRRDGRWILRKEFLFKKRKQKSR comes from the coding sequence ATGCGTTTACTAATTACCGTGAGAATCCCCAAAAACATAGTTCTTGAACTTGATGGTTACCGCAAAAAATATAATCCGAGTGGAATTTCGCATTCATCCGCACATATTACTCTTGTTCCGCCATTTGTTTTACGAGCAGGCTTGATACCGCTGATAAAAGATATCACGCTCTGCCTTGAGGAGTTCGGACCATTTCGAATGCGAATTGATGGACTGGGCTGGTTTGATAACAGAGTTCTTTTCGCAAAATCAAGTTGTCCCGCAAAATTACAAAGGCTTCACAGCTTACTTAAAAAGCTTGTCCAGAAAAAACATCGGATGGGGGCTCGAAGCACATATTGGGCTTTTTCAAAATACAACCCGCACATAACCCTCTCCAAAGATACGGAACGAAACATCCAACGATATAAAAAAGAATTAAAAGGTTTTCGATATACAAGAACTTTTACTGTTGACGGGGTTAATCTTTGTGTTCAAAGAAGAGATGGGCGGTGGATTTTGAGAAAAGAATTTTTATTCAAAAAAAGAAAACAAAAATCACGATGA
- a CDS encoding succinylglutamate desuccinylase/aspartoacylase family protein, translating into MFEEIIKITGREKGTTSIVLVGVHGDEKCGLEALEKILPTLEIERGVVLFGYGNPRAVEANKRYVGANLNRMFNRNEQFSEKEKESYEYSRAQFLKTYLNKAEALLDIHASRTSTSKPFVICEANATGIIKYLPVERIASGFDQIEPGGTDYYMNSIGKIGICIECGFLGNPQSEQIAEKSIFAFLKARDHIANDLMPQKQSYIRMYDLYKTKTNKFILTKSFDDFEEMSKGQVIGVDGTQEIRAEKAAVILFARNREKVGEEAFLFGEKKNSLA; encoded by the coding sequence ATGTTTGAAGAAATTATTAAAATCACTGGCCGAGAAAAAGGAACGACAAGTATCGTTCTGGTTGGCGTGCATGGTGATGAAAAATGTGGACTGGAAGCATTGGAAAAAATTTTACCAACCCTCGAAATTGAGCGCGGGGTAGTTTTATTTGGCTATGGAAACCCACGAGCGGTTGAAGCTAATAAGCGATATGTAGGGGCCAATCTAAATAGAATGTTCAATCGCAATGAACAATTTTCAGAAAAGGAAAAAGAGAGTTATGAATATAGTCGCGCTCAATTTCTAAAAACCTATTTGAATAAAGCCGAAGCACTTTTGGATATACACGCGAGTCGCACGTCGACGAGCAAACCTTTTGTTATTTGCGAAGCAAATGCAACAGGGATTATTAAGTATTTGCCAGTTGAACGCATTGCGTCCGGCTTTGATCAAATAGAGCCTGGCGGCACCGACTACTACATGAATAGTATCGGCAAAATAGGGATTTGCATTGAGTGCGGCTTTCTCGGCAATCCTCAATCAGAACAGATTGCAGAAAAAAGTATTTTCGCATTTCTTAAGGCTCGTGACCACATTGCAAATGATCTAATGCCACAAAAACAATCGTATATACGAATGTACGATTTGTACAAAACAAAAACCAACAAATTTATTCTTACAAAATCGTTTGATGATTTTGAAGAAATGTCGAAAGGACAAGTTATCGGAGTAGATGGAACCCAAGAAATAAGAGCCGAGAAAGCCGCCGTTATTCTTTTTGCCCGAAACCGAGAAAAAGTTGGTGAAGAAGCCTTTTTGTTTGGAGAAAAGAAAAACAGCCTTGCGTGA
- a CDS encoding class I SAM-dependent methyltransferase, protein MEPVESDERTPNLKRYLEKLGIALGELYGKRILDIGAGGLYFAKEAWLAHEIKVFSVEPDLTESISRYYGLFAYATACCQTSPELEAFQITLRRTVRAFGQALPFKDESFDYVVSIFGVPFMIKNYFEGLLAINEGLRVLRHKGTLIFYPLESQFFDIKENTALKAEMLVLRKFPDFRIVLSPYDDPEAMRTLTRVIIKKG, encoded by the coding sequence ATGGAACCCGTGGAGTCGGATGAACGCACGCCCAACCTAAAACGCTATCTTGAAAAATTAGGAATCGCGCTTGGGGAGCTATACGGAAAAAGGATTTTAGACATCGGCGCCGGTGGTCTTTATTTTGCCAAAGAAGCATGGTTGGCGCATGAAATAAAAGTATTCTCTGTTGAGCCGGACTTAACCGAGTCTATTTCACGCTATTACGGACTATTCGCTTATGCTACGGCCTGTTGTCAAACCAGTCCCGAACTTGAGGCCTTTCAAATAACCCTAAGACGCACCGTAAGGGCCTTCGGACAGGCGCTTCCGTTTAAAGATGAATCATTTGATTATGTGGTTTCTATTTTTGGAGTTCCTTTTATGATTAAGAACTACTTTGAAGGGTTACTTGCTATCAATGAAGGATTGCGGGTGCTTAGACACAAAGGAACACTTATTTTTTATCCCCTGGAGTCACAGTTTTTTGACATTAAAGAAAATACGGCCCTGAAGGCAGAGATGCTTGTCTTGCGAAAATTCCCTGATTTTAGGATAGTGCTCTCGCCCTATGATGATCCCGAAGCCATGAGAACCCTAACTCGGGTTATTATCAAAAAAGGATAA
- a CDS encoding DUF4446 family protein, whose amino-acid sequence MNIFFVIAIFALTGVIVLGWFFYDLRKKVLLLFGGKETKSGTETLQELVRRVTKTEIKIEELEPRLKLTEEISQISVQKVGFLRFNPFQDTGGDNSFVVVMLDRENNGIVISSLYMREGVRIYAKKVERGKTQQPLSGEEKRVLEEAIKK is encoded by the coding sequence ATGAATATATTTTTTGTTATAGCTATTTTTGCGCTTACCGGAGTGATTGTACTGGGCTGGTTTTTTTACGACTTAAGAAAAAAGGTGCTGTTGCTTTTTGGGGGTAAAGAAACCAAGAGCGGGACGGAAACACTACAGGAGCTTGTGCGACGGGTAACCAAAACCGAGATAAAAATAGAAGAGCTTGAACCGCGACTAAAATTGACAGAAGAAATCTCGCAAATCAGCGTGCAGAAAGTCGGATTTTTGCGATTTAATCCCTTTCAGGATACGGGCGGAGATAACAGTTTTGTGGTGGTTATGCTTGATCGTGAAAATAACGGCATCGTAATCTCCTCACTTTATATGCGCGAAGGGGTACGGATTTATGCCAAAAAAGTTGAGAGAGGAAAAACCCAACAACCCTTGTCGGGAGAGGAGAAAAGGGTTCTCGAGGAAGCGATCAAAAAATAA
- the infB gene encoding translation initiation factor IF-2, producing the protein MKKNETENQNRRPPVVVVMGHIDHGKTKILDWYRQTKVVEEESGGITQHIGAYEVEHNGKRVTFIDTPGHEAFSKMRSRGARVADLAILVVAAEEGVKPQTKEAIEIIKENKLPFVVALNKIDRPEANPERVKQDLAKEEVLVESYGGKIPAVEVSAKTGQGMEELLEVLLLASELEELSANPEKLAEGVVIEAHRDPKRGVTSTLLVRDGTLKKQNVLVVGRSVETIKILEDFRGQPASEVLPSSPVLVSGLSQMPAVGDSFRAFGNRGAAEKYVQALPEEEIKAKPIYLHVEGEEKPIFNIILKADVAGSKEVLEEELKKIQSDAVGINIIRSEVGDVNESDAKLAIATKLVTIIGFKVKIDASARDLIKDANIHTVMGEIIYEVLDEVKKRITEIIPPEIKRVDIGRAKILKLFKKDGNKQIVGGRIEEGAIRKETPVEIQRDKNIVGGGRILQLQHNKVDVAEVEKGSEFGALIDSPLTIQEGDVLIIYTEETTQRAV; encoded by the coding sequence ATGAAGAAAAACGAAACCGAAAACCAAAATAGACGACCGCCCGTGGTCGTAGTAATGGGTCATATTGATCATGGAAAAACAAAGATTCTGGATTGGTACCGACAAACAAAAGTAGTTGAGGAGGAATCCGGCGGAATAACCCAGCATATCGGCGCCTATGAAGTTGAGCACAACGGCAAAAGGGTCACCTTTATTGACACGCCAGGACACGAGGCATTTTCCAAAATGCGCTCGCGTGGCGCCCGGGTCGCTGATCTTGCAATTCTGGTCGTGGCGGCGGAGGAAGGAGTGAAACCGCAAACCAAAGAAGCCATAGAAATCATAAAAGAAAATAAACTTCCTTTTGTTGTTGCCCTAAACAAAATTGATAGGCCGGAAGCAAATCCTGAACGGGTAAAACAGGACCTTGCCAAAGAAGAAGTATTGGTTGAGTCTTACGGCGGTAAGATTCCTGCGGTTGAGGTGAGCGCCAAAACCGGACAGGGCATGGAGGAGCTTCTGGAGGTTTTACTTCTTGCTTCGGAACTTGAAGAGTTATCAGCCAATCCGGAAAAATTAGCCGAGGGAGTTGTAATTGAAGCGCACCGCGACCCCAAACGAGGCGTCACCTCCACCCTTCTTGTACGGGACGGAACCTTAAAAAAACAAAACGTGCTTGTTGTCGGACGGTCAGTGGAAACAATTAAAATTCTGGAAGATTTTCGCGGTCAACCCGCCAGCGAAGTTTTACCCTCCTCACCGGTTTTAGTTTCCGGACTTTCCCAAATGCCTGCCGTGGGTGATTCTTTCCGGGCATTTGGAAACCGGGGCGCAGCAGAGAAATACGTCCAAGCGCTGCCCGAAGAAGAAATAAAAGCAAAACCAATTTACTTACACGTGGAAGGCGAGGAAAAACCCATCTTTAACATTATCCTTAAGGCTGATGTAGCAGGGTCAAAAGAAGTGCTGGAGGAAGAACTTAAAAAAATTCAATCCGATGCGGTGGGAATCAATATTATCCGGAGTGAAGTCGGCGACGTAAACGAGTCGGATGCCAAGCTGGCGATCGCCACCAAACTTGTAACCATCATAGGATTTAAGGTTAAAATTGACGCCTCCGCCCGGGATCTTATCAAAGACGCCAATATTCACACGGTGATGGGCGAAATAATTTATGAGGTTTTGGACGAGGTGAAAAAACGGATTACAGAAATAATACCGCCCGAAATAAAACGCGTGGATATTGGACGAGCCAAGATTTTGAAATTATTCAAGAAAGATGGAAATAAACAGATCGTGGGCGGACGGATTGAAGAGGGCGCTATACGCAAGGAAACACCGGTTGAAATTCAAAGAGACAAAAACATTGTTGGCGGGGGCCGTATACTTCAGCTGCAGCATAACAAAGTAGACGTGGCCGAGGTGGAAAAAGGGTCGGAGTTCGGCGCGCTTATTGACTCCCCTCTTACTATTCAGGAAGGAGACGTACTAATTATTTATACCGAGGAAACAACGCAACGTGCCGTCTGA
- the rbfA gene encoding 30S ribosome-binding factor RbfA produces the protein MPSERKVEKLNDLLQEELSQILEREVEFPENTFVTITRVAVSPDRQYATIFISVYGGAEQSILEILAKNIYNIQQRINRTLRQRPIPKINFEIDREEIRREIVEKSLAELKRKKEL, from the coding sequence GTGCCGTCTGAAAGAAAGGTAGAAAAACTAAATGACCTTCTGCAGGAAGAACTTTCCCAAATTTTGGAACGCGAAGTTGAGTTTCCGGAAAATACTTTTGTGACAATTACGCGCGTGGCGGTATCTCCGGACCGCCAGTACGCAACAATATTTATTTCTGTATATGGCGGCGCTGAACAAAGCATACTCGAAATTTTAGCTAAAAACATTTATAATATACAACAGAGAATAAACCGGACTCTACGTCAGCGGCCAATTCCAAAAATCAATTTTGAAATTGATAGGGAAGAAATACGGCGCGAGATAGTAGAAAAATCGCTGGCGGAACTGAAGCGGAAAAAAGAACTATAA
- a CDS encoding 8-oxo-dGTP diphosphatase yields the protein MKLSTLCFCLRDDSVLLAMKKRGFGAGKWNGYGGKVAEKESPRTAAVRELREESGLSVVEDALEQVALVRFYFDSSQLFECHVFLARNWEGEPCESEEMKPSWFSVSRLPFEGMWVADSKWIPLVLAGKKLEAEVNFNTDGSEVKNFSYQERQFV from the coding sequence ATGAAATTATCTACACTTTGCTTTTGCTTACGCGATGATTCAGTTCTTCTGGCCATGAAGAAGCGGGGCTTCGGAGCAGGAAAGTGGAATGGCTATGGTGGTAAAGTTGCCGAAAAGGAATCACCGCGAACCGCCGCTGTAAGAGAGCTGAGAGAAGAATCGGGTTTATCAGTCGTTGAGGACGCTCTCGAGCAGGTAGCTTTAGTGAGATTCTACTTCGACAGCAGTCAGCTCTTTGAATGCCATGTCTTCTTGGCAAGAAATTGGGAAGGTGAACCTTGTGAATCAGAAGAAATGAAGCCGAGCTGGTTTTCAGTTTCGCGACTTCCGTTTGAAGGAATGTGGGTCGCGGACAGTAAGTGGATTCCTCTGGTTCTTGCGGGGAAGAAACTGGAAGCTGAAGTGAACTTCAACACCGATGGTAGCGAGGTGAAAAACTTCTCCTACCAAGAAAGACAATTTGTCTAA
- a CDS encoding peptidoglycan-binding protein, which produces MRPLFLGLLFPSILLVSAPAVFAQEYAALVPVEPSISAFVASPTTTLSGGLVDFSWTMQNAGGYSFLITCQAGIKLKYINGSVFPCDTKVSTTLVVNDLIRVIISNVSGGTKTITARLIPKNASGDDRDALARDISINVSTAPQTLTSFWASATTTLPVVPVTINWTSQEIEGVNLQIECQSDIKVNSPSYTAAYNIPCNTPIFTTPLGPSSSLSLNFTNSSKVPLSYKLTLLPAITLTPTPTYDALHALDLTLTIASDVIPDPSIDYFLASTTVVESYKPLNISWSTVNAKGANLKISCVNNITATSSQTSALFLLCGDFYVFTNDLNSSGTLKLFFRNQNKTSQNVILTLIPAKKPGEYYSILAKSVALTVLPEGTVISTALSVPPPAPTPTVGVSTPAPLSSGAAAKVIFTQVLRRGSRGPRVSALQEFLKKDPVLYPEGLVTGFFGPATERAVQRFQKKYGIVSSGTPVTTGYGTVGPKTRAKLNELQ; this is translated from the coding sequence ATGAGACCACTATTTCTTGGGTTACTATTTCCCAGCATCCTCCTTGTTTCTGCGCCAGCTGTATTTGCTCAGGAGTATGCCGCCTTGGTACCGGTTGAACCATCCATCTCCGCTTTTGTGGCCAGCCCCACTACCACTCTTTCCGGAGGCTTGGTTGATTTCTCCTGGACCATGCAGAATGCGGGCGGCTATTCCTTTTTAATTACATGTCAAGCCGGAATTAAACTAAAATATATAAATGGCAGTGTTTTTCCTTGCGATACCAAGGTTTCTACTACTCTTGTTGTAAACGATCTCATACGGGTAATAATTTCGAACGTAAGCGGAGGCACTAAAACCATAACTGCGCGGCTGATTCCTAAAAATGCGTCAGGAGATGATCGTGATGCTTTGGCGCGGGATATTAGTATAAACGTTTCTACGGCTCCCCAAACCCTTACCAGTTTTTGGGCTTCGGCCACCACAACCCTGCCCGTAGTCCCGGTAACTATTAATTGGACCTCGCAGGAGATTGAAGGAGTCAACCTTCAGATTGAGTGCCAATCCGATATCAAAGTCAACTCTCCAAGCTACACCGCCGCTTACAATATTCCTTGCAACACCCCTATTTTTACAACACCACTCGGGCCCTCGTCGTCCTTAAGTCTTAATTTTACCAATTCCTCTAAAGTCCCCCTGTCTTATAAATTAACCCTGCTTCCGGCTATTACCCTGACTCCCACCCCCACTTATGATGCTCTCCATGCGCTTGATCTTACTTTAACCATAGCCTCTGATGTTATTCCCGATCCTTCAATTGATTATTTTTTGGCATCAACCACGGTTGTTGAATCTTACAAGCCGTTAAATATCAGCTGGTCCACTGTTAATGCTAAGGGCGCGAATCTTAAAATATCCTGCGTAAACAATATTACTGCGACTAGTAGTCAGACCAGCGCACTCTTTCTTCTCTGCGGCGACTTTTATGTTTTCACGAACGATTTAAACTCTTCGGGCACGCTAAAACTATTTTTCCGGAACCAAAATAAGACTTCACAGAATGTAATACTTACTCTGATTCCTGCTAAAAAACCGGGTGAGTATTACTCCATACTCGCAAAAAGTGTTGCTTTGACAGTGCTTCCCGAAGGCACTGTGATTTCTACGGCACTATCCGTACCTCCTCCGGCGCCGACCCCAACGGTGGGCGTATCCACGCCAGCGCCCCTCTCTTCCGGTGCGGCAGCCAAGGTTATTTTTACGCAAGTTCTGCGGAGGGGCTCGCGTGGGCCGCGGGTTAGCGCGCTTCAGGAATTTTTGAAAAAAGACCCGGTTTTGTATCCGGAAGGACTTGTGACCGGTTTTTTCGGTCCAGCTACGGAGCGAGCTGTACAGCGGTTCCAGAAAAAATACGGCATTGTCAGCAGCGGCACTCCGGTTACTACAGGATACGGAACAGTAGGTCCGAAAACACGCGCAAAACTAAACGAGCTTCAATAA
- the cdd gene encoding cytidine deaminase, with amino-acid sequence MQNVKYEHLTDLQRRALDEADQVSKNAYNPYSHFYVGACLVSADGQLISGANFENAAYGSTICAERSAVLRANAMGVRRFRSIAIITRGENFETTEVTGPCGSCRQVLYEISQISGYDLQVVLSTTKKDKIVVATIGELLPLAFGPIDLGIEISKY; translated from the coding sequence ATGCAGAACGTTAAATATGAGCATTTGACCGACTTACAACGAAGAGCGCTGGATGAAGCTGACCAGGTCTCGAAAAATGCCTATAATCCGTATTCGCATTTCTATGTTGGAGCTTGTCTTGTTTCTGCAGACGGACAACTGATTTCTGGGGCAAATTTTGAAAACGCCGCCTACGGTTCAACGATCTGCGCTGAACGATCTGCCGTGTTGCGTGCGAATGCAATGGGAGTAAGACGATTCCGCAGTATTGCCATCATTACCCGAGGTGAAAATTTTGAGACGACAGAAGTTACGGGGCCGTGTGGTAGTTGCCGGCAGGTCCTATATGAAATCTCGCAAATCTCTGGATACGACTTGCAAGTAGTTCTTTCGACAACGAAAAAAGATAAAATAGTCGTTGCCACGATCGGAGAACTGCTTCCCTTGGCATTTGGGCCAATAGACTTAGGGATAGAAATCAGCAAGTATTAA